The following coding sequences lie in one Benincasa hispida cultivar B227 chromosome 6, ASM972705v1, whole genome shotgun sequence genomic window:
- the LOC120079689 gene encoding uncharacterized protein LOC120079689, with amino-acid sequence MSLITEEIKAKADELYYGDEMCRIKSRELLKEMDLPNGLLPMKDMEECGMVKETGFVWLKQKKSYTHKFEDIDRLVTYGTEVTAYVEKNKVKKLTGVKAKELLLWLPLCDIYVNEPPNGKITFKSTTGLSRTFPVSAFQVEEKVKDEEEKDNKEKEVVKAAAAAIEVKEV; translated from the coding sequence ATGTCTCTAATCACAGAAGAGATCAAAGCCAAAGCTGATGAGCTTTACTATGGAGATGAGATGTGCCGAATCAAATCAAGGGAGCTGCTCAAAGAAATGGATCTTCCAAATGGGCTTTTGCCAATGAAAGACATGGAGGAATGTGGGATGGTGAAAGAGACAGGGTTTGTTTGGCTGAAGCAGAAAAAGAGCTACACTCATAAGTTTGAAGATATTGATAGGTTGGTTACTTATGGCACAGAAGTTACAGCCTATGTGGAGAAAAACAAGGTTAAGAAGCTTACTGGAGTCAAAGCCAAGGAGCTCTTGCTGTGGCTCCCACTCTGTGATATCTATGTTAATGAACCACCGAACGGAAAAATCACATTCAAGTCTACGACTGGGCTGTCAAGAACTTTCCCTGTGTCAGCTTTTCAGGTTGAAGAAAAAGTCAAGGATGAGGAAGAGAAGGACAACAAAGAGAAGGAAGTAGTGAAAGCAGCAGCTGCAGCTATAGAGGTGAAGGAGGTCTGA
- the LOC120079688 gene encoding alkaline/neutral invertase A, mitochondrial-like: MIALLDNSTMKASSRLLISCRNSGFFGFSRVKSPYTLPHNSCLNFSFKFHSNSQYTSHPFHFSGSQRFLEGTQNFSVARLSYGQSRVITRSCSYSIFPKTKRDVSIIARIASKVRDLSTSIETRVNDNNFERIYVQGGLNAKPLVVEKIDKDENIVGEEDSRIEVGSEHVNEENLEDLNKAKVISSKREESDIEKEAWRLLREAVVTYCGSPVGTMAANDPADKQPLNYDQVFIRDFVPSALAFLLNGEGEIVRNFLLHTLQLQSWEKTVDCYSPGQGLMPASFKVRTVPLDGNNFEEVLDPDFGESAIGRVAPVDSGLWWIILLRAYGKITGDYALQERVDVQTGLKMILNLCLTDGFDMFPSLLVTDGSCMIDRRMGIHGHPLEIQALFYSALRCSREILTVNDGSKNLVRAINNRLSALSFHIREYYWVDMKKINEIYRYKTEEYSMDATNKFNIYPDQIPQWLMDWVPEEGGYLIGNLQPAHMDFRFFTLGNLWAIVSSLGTPKQNEAILNLIEAKWSDLVGHMPLKICYPALEYEEWRIITGSDPKNTPWSYHNGGSWPTLLWQFTLACIKMGKLEMAKKAVAVAEKRISADRWPEYYDTRTGKFIGKQSRLYQTWTIAGFLTSKMLVENPELALSLFWEEDYELLEICVCALSKSGRKKCSRGAARSQILV, from the exons ATGATTGCTCTGCTTGATAATTCGACGATGAAGGCTTCTTCTAGACTTCTAATTAGTTGTAGGAATTCAGGGTTCTTTGGGTTCTCGCGTGTAAAATCCCCTTATACTTTGCCCCACAATTCTTGTTTGAACTTTAGCTTCAAGTTTCATTCTAATAGCCAGTATACTTCTCACCCTTTTCATTTCTCGGGGTCTCAACGGTTTTTGGAAGGGACCCAGAATTTTTCTGTggctagattgagttatggccAATCTAGGGTAATAACAAGGTCTTGTagttatagtatttttcctaaAACCAAAAGGGATGTGTCTATAATTGCTAGAATTGCATCAAAAGTTCGTGATCTTTCGACATCGATTGAAACCCGTGTGAATGACAATAACTTTGAAAGGATATATGTTCAAGGTGGTTTGAATGCGAAGCCTTTGGTTGTTGAAAAGATTGACAAGGATGAGAATATTGTAGGAGAAGAAGATTCTAGAATAGAAGTTGGTAGTGAACATGTAAATGAGGAAAACTTAGAGGATTTGAATAAAGCTAAGGTTATTAGTTCAAAGAGAGAGGAGTCTGATATTGAGAAAGAGGCCTGGAGATTGTTACGTGAGGCTGTTGTGACATATTGTGGAAGTCCGGTTGGGACTATGGCTGCAAATGACCCGGCTGATAAGCAACCGTTGAATTATGATCAGGTCTTCATTCGAGATTTCGTTCCTTCTGCCCTTGCATTCCTGCTGAACGGTGAAGGGGAGATTGTGAGGAACTTTCTCCTTCATACCTTACAGTTACAG AGCTGGGAGAAAACAGTTGATTGTTATAGCCCAGGACAGGGCTTGATGCCAGCAAGCTTCAAAGTCAGAACTGTTCCCCTTGATGGCAATAATTTTGAGGAAGTTTTAGATCCAGACTTTGGTGAATCAGCTATAGGTCGTGTCGCACCAGTAGATTCAG GATTGTGGTGGATCATTCTTTTAAGGGCGTATGGAAAAATTACCGGGGACTATGCTCTACAAGAAAGGGTGGACGTCCAAACAGGGTTGAAAATGATACTTAACCTTTGTCTAACAGATGGGTTTGATATGTTTCCTTCGCTGTTGGTTACCGATGGTTCCTGCATGATTGATCGTCGAATGGGCATTCATGGCCATCCCCTTGAGATCCAA GCCTTATTTTATTCAGCTTTAAGGTGCTCCCGTGAAATTCTCACTGTGAATGATGGGTCCAAGAACTTGGTGAGGGCCATTAACAACCGACTCAGTGCATTATCATTCCATATCAGAGAATATTATTGGGTTGATATGAAGAAGATCAACGAGATCTATCGCTATAAGACAGAAGAATATTCCATGGATGCTACAAACAAATTCAACATCTATCCCGACCAAATTCCTCAGTGGCTAATGGACTGGGTACCAGAGGAAGGAGGTTATTTGATAGGCAATCTCCAACCAGCTCATAtggattttagattttttaCACTTGGAAACCTTTGGGCGATTGTTTCATCTTTGGGTACACCAAAGCAAAATGAAGCTATTCTAAATCTGATTGAAGCTAAATGGAGTGATCTTGTGGGTCATATGCCTCTTAAAATATGTTACCCTGCTTTGGAGTATGAGGAATGGCGCATAATTACTGGCAGCGACCCCAAAAATAC TCCATGGTCATATCATAATGGCGGATCCTGGCCGACACTTCTTTGGCAG TTCACATTGGCATGCATCAAGATGGGCAAACTTGAAATGGCCAAGAAAGCAGTTGCTGTGGCTGAGAAGAGGATTTCAGCCGATCGCTGGCCTGAATATTACGACACTCGAACAGGGAAATTCATTGGAAAGCAATCCCGGCTCTATCAAACATGGACAATTGCTGGGTTCCTAACATCAAAAATGCTGGTTGAAAATCCAGAGCTTGCATTGTCTTTGTTCTGGGAAGAGGATTACGAGCTACTTGAGATATGCGTTTGTGCACTTAGCAAGTCAGGCAGGAAGAAGTGCTCCCGTGGTGCTGCTCGGTCACAGATCCTTGTTTAA